One window of the Indicator indicator isolate 239-I01 chromosome 13, UM_Iind_1.1, whole genome shotgun sequence genome contains the following:
- the LOC128970612 gene encoding zinc finger protein ZIC 1 codes for MLLDAGPQYPAIGVTTFGSSRHHSTADVTDREVGLGINPFADGMGAFKINPSTHELASAGQTAFTSQAPGYAAAALGHHHHPTHVSSYSSAAFNSTRDFLFRNRGFGEAAAASAQHSLFASAAGSFAGPHGHTDAAGHILFPGLHEQATSHASPNVVNGQMRLGFSGDMYGRPDQYGQVTSPRSEHYASTQLHGYGHMNMNMAAHHGAGAFFRYMRQPIKQELICKWIEPEQLSNPKKSCNKTFSTMHELVTHVTVEHVGGPEQSNHICFWEECPREGKPFKAKYKLVNHIRVHTGEKPFPCPFPGCGKVFARSENLKIHKRTHTGEKPFKCEFEGCDRRFANSSDRKKHMHVHTSDKPYLCKMCDKSYTHPSSLRKHMKVHESSSQGSQPSPAASSGYESSTPPTIVSPSTENQTASSLSPSSSAVHHTSSHSTLTSNFNEWYV; via the exons ATGCTTCTGGATGCTGGACCGCAGTATCCCGCCATAGGAGTCACTACCTTCGGATCCTCTCGCCACCACTCCACGGCCGATGTCACGGACAGAGAAGTGGGGCTGGGGATCAACCCCTTCGCCGACGGCATGGGCGCTTTCAAAATCAACCCCAGCACCCACGAACTGGCCTCGGCCGGCCAGACCGCCTTCACCTCGCAGGCGCCTGGCTACGCGGCGGCGGCCCTGGGGCACCACCATCACCCGACCCATGTCAGCTCCTACTCCAGCGCCGCCTTCAACTCCACCCGGGACTTTCTATTCCGCAACCGCGGCTTCGGGGAGGCGGCGGCCGCCAGcgcccagcacagcctcttcGCTTCCGCCGCCGGCAGCTTCGCCGGACCCCACGGACACACGGATGCCGCTGGACATATACTTTTCCCAGGGCTGCACGAGCAAGCCACCAGCCACGCTTCGCCTAACGTGGTGAACGGGCAGATGCGCCTGGGCTTTTCGGGAGACATGTACGGCAGACCGGATCAGTACGGTCAGGTCACCAGCCCCCGCTCCGAGCACTACGCTTCGACCCAGCTGCACGGCTACGGCCACATGAACATGAACATGGCAGCTCACCACGGAGCAGGGGCCTTCTTTCGTTACATGAGGCAGCCCATCAAACAGGAACTCATTTGTAAGTGGATTGAGCCTGAGCAATTGTCAAACCCCAAAAAGTCCTGCAACAAAACTTTCAGCACGATGCACGAGCTGGTGACTCATGTCACAGTGGAGCACGTTGGAGGACCTGAGCAGTCCAATCACATATGTTTCTGGGAAGAATGTCCAAGAGAAGGGAAACCTTTCAAGGCCAAATACAAACTTGTAAATCACATCAGAGTCCACACAGGTGAAAAACCTTTCCCTTGCCCTTTCCCAGGCTGTGGCAAAGTCTTTGCCAGATCAGAGAATCTCAAAATACACAAAAGAACTCATACAG GTGAAAAACCATTTAAGTGTGAGTTCGAGGGCTGTGACAGGCGCTTTGCGAACAGCAGTGACCGCAAAAAGCACATGCATGTGCACACTTCCGACAAGCCCTATCTCTGCAAAATGTGTGACAAGTCCTACAcgcaccccagctccctcagaaagCACATGAAG GTCCATGAATCATCCTCGCAGGGGtcccagccttctccagccGCCAGCTCAGGCTACGAGTCCTCCACCCCTCCAACCATCGTGTCTCCATCCACAGAAAACCAGACTGCCAGCTCCTTATCCCCTTCCTCCTCCGCAGTCCACCACACGTCCAGCCACAGCACGCTTACATCAAATTTTAACGAATGGTACGTGTAA